From the Desulfovulcanus ferrireducens genome, the window CTCTGACCAGATGGATTTAAATTACGCCAATCCCGATGTCCTGATGGAGATGCTGGACATCCTGCTCTTTTATATCTCAAAAGGGGCCAGGATTATTCGCTTGGACGCCATTGCCTATTTATGGAAAATGATAGGGACACCGTGCATTAACCTGCCGCAAACCCATGAAATAGTGAAGTTGTTCAGAGACATAACAGACTATTTGGCGTCTGGAGTTCTTCTGTTGACAGAGACCAACCTGCCGCACTCGCAAAACATCAGCTATTTTGGGGAGGGAGACGAGGCCCATCTGGTATATCAATTCAGCCTGCCTCCTCTTTTACTCTATACACTGCACCGAGGTTCAGCCAGGCATTTGCGTGAGTGGGCGGCCGAACTCACTGCCCCTGGCCCCCGATGTACTTACCTCAATTTTACAGCCTCTCACGATGGGATAGGTGTGCGGCCTTTAGAGGGATTAGTGAAAGAAGAAGAGATTGAAGAACTGGTTCAGACAATCCGCTCTCTTGGCGGACTTGTATCCTGTCGTTCTTGCGCAAATGGCGTGGAAAGACCCTATGAGTTGAATATTACCTATTTTGACGCTCTAAAAGATCCCAAACAACCCCAGGATGTGAATCGGCAGATAGATCGTTTCATTTGTTCCCAGACCATTATGCTAAGTTTGCAGGGTATCCCTGCCATTTACTTCCATAGCCTCATGGGCACTGGCAACAACTATGAAGGAGTGCAAAAGACCGGTCAAAACCGGGCTATTAACAGAGCACGCTTTCAGGATGAGGAGTTAAGAAAGCTCCTCTCAGACCCTAAAACGGTAACCTCCAGAGTATTTTCCAACTATATCGACCTGTTAAGAAAACGGAGCCAGGAGCCTGCTTTCCATCCCGACGCCGTTCAGGAGGTTCTGGATTTGCCAGATGAACTGTTTGGGGTTGTCAGAAGGGCAATTTTGAGAAACGGGGAAACGAGAGATATTTTTTGTCTTCACAATGTGAGCGATAAAGAGCAGCGTATTCGTCTTCCTGATTTAGATGGTACGCTGAAGGGTAAAAAAATGAAAGATATTATAAGCAATATTGTGATGGAGGACGATGTTTATCTCAGTCCCTATCAAAGTTGCTGGTTGAAAGAGCGTTAGTGTTGGATGGAGGGCAACTATGACGGCTCAGATAACAAAAGAAGAATTTATCCAGTTAACCGAACGCCGTCCCTGGGGAAGTTTTACCGTATTGGCTGATGAACCAGACCACAAGGTAAAGCGGATTGTGGTCAAACCAGGCCAGAGACTTTCTCTTCAGCGGCACAAGCGCCGCCAGGAACACTGGCTGATAGTCAGGGGGGAGGCAGTTGTCACTCTTAATGACAGAGAGCTTCAACTCAGGGCGGGGGATGCGGTGGACATTGGTTGCGGAGTAATTCACCGGGTGCAAAATAAAAGGGTCGAAAATTTGGTTTTTATTGAAATTCAACTGGGAGATTACTTTGGCGAGGACGATATTGAGCGACTGGAGGACGACTATGGTCGAGCACCTTAAGAGTCAGGGGCCGAACCTTACTTAAGAGGGCAAATTTTCATAATTTTTTCAATCCTGATTTCTTTCGTGCTGGTGCAAATGTCAGGACCCATCTATAGCTTGCTTGCCCAGTCCTTTGCAATTCATTCAAGAAACCAGGATTTCTAATCTGGCAGTCAAAATGGGGTTTGGCCACAGACTCTTAAAAGGACTAATAATTTTCTCAACCTTTATGGGCGATAACCACTTTAGGTGCTCGCTGAAACGAGGACGGGGGAATGTTGTAACAGAGAAACGGTGATGGGGAGGAGCGGAGAAAAAATCCCCGATTCTTTGTTTCTTCCATTCTCCGTTTCAACATCAGGGGGGAGGTGAATAATGAATGAAAAGGACTTGAGTAAAGTTCTGGAGCGGGTGAGGGGGCTTACTGCTGTACTGGAACCCTTGCGAGAGGTTCTTTTGGCCAACCTGGTTTTAATCGGTGAAATACCGGCTCCTACCTTTGGTGAACAAAAAAGAGTTTCTTTTCTGGAGGAGCGTTTTGTCGAATGTGGGTTGCAAAATTGTTCCACAGATGAACTGGGCAACGGACTGGCCATTTTGCCTGGAACAAAAGGAGATGAGACTATCCTTCTCACAGCACATGCGGACACTCCTTTTGCAGCCAATGAAGACCATACCTATACCTTGAATTCACACCGTGTTCTTGGGCCGGGAGTTGCTGACAACAGTCTGGGACTGGCTGTTCTGGCTACTTTGCCCATCCTGCTTGAGAAATTGGATATTCAACTGAAAAACAATCTTCTCTTAATGGCCTCTGTACGCAATCTGGATCAGGGCAATCAGGAAGGATTGAAATTTTTTCTTGCTAACAGCAAACAACCCATCCATGCGGCCATTGTCATTGAAGGCTCACCCCTTGGCCGGCTCAATTTCCGCTCCATGGCCTCTCTTGGCGGGATGATCACCTGTCAGATAAACCGCAAGATAAGTCAGGAGAGTGCAATTAATATTTTATGTCAGATTGTAGCGCAGCTTAATGCTATTCATCTGCCACAGGAAAACCATACTTTTTTTACCCTTGGTTCTATTGGAGGGGGGATTTCTTATAAATATCCAGCCCGCAACGGTTTTCTCAAGTTTCAGTTGCGTAGTAACTGCGACCGGACAATTGAGGAGATAACCGGCTCCATTTATAATATTTTGGATGGCATTGCCCAGCAGCCAGGTGTGTCGGCTCACCTGAAGCAGATCGCCAGCACTAAATCAGGCGGTCTGGATTCAGGTCATCCTTTTGTCCTGCGGGCACGACAGATATTGGATGCCCTTGACATATCTCCACAGGATAGCATCTATTCTCCCATTATTTCTGCCTTTGCGGAGTACCAGGTACCGGCCCTATGCATAGGCATAACCCATGCGGAAAATGTCAACTATGTGGATGAATTCATTGAGATTGAACCCATTATGAAAGGAGTTGCACAGTTAATTGGTATTCTTATGGCAATTGACGGAGGTCATCAGTGCAGAACATCAACAGCTGGTTAAAGTCAAATACTTTTCATCATAGTCAATTTAAAGATATTTCCCGGCTCGTAGAAGAAAAGGAGAAACAAGGCTTAACCATTTCTTTGTGTATTCCAACTTTGAATGAAGAAAAGACCATTGGCAAGGAAGTGGTGATTTTTAAATCAGAGCTGATGGATCGTTACCCATTGATAGATGAATTGGCTGTAATTGATTCCGGCTCTACAGACAGAACCCTGGAAGTGGCGGCCTCCTTTGGAGCGGATGTGTATCTGTCAGCAGAGATACTGCCTCAGATGGGCGCCAAGCGCGGTAAAGGTGAAAATTTATGGAAGGCCATTTATCAACTAAAGGGCGATATTATTGTCTATGTTGATGCGGACATAAAAAATATCCATCCCCGTTTTGTCTATGGCCTGGTTGCACCCCTCATTTATCGTCGCGAGATCAAGTATGTGAAAGCCTTTTACGATCGCCCACTGGCCCTTTCCGGTCAAATCAGGCCATCGGGAGGCGGTCGGGTAACAGAGATCCTGATCCGGCCTCTATTTTCTTTATTTTTCCCCGAACTGACTGCCCTGGTGCAACCTCTTTCTGGAGAATATGCGGCCAGACGGGAGATCCTGGAAAAGATCCCTTTTCCGATAGGTTATGGAGTGGAGACATCCCATCTTATTGATGTCTATTCAGAATGGGGCTTGGATGCCCTGGCCCAGACCGACCTTGACCGCAGAGTCCACCGCCACCAGACTACACAGGCTCTCGGCAAGATGGCCTTTGGCATTCTGCGCGTGTTTTTTAAACGGCTTAAACAAAGAGGGATCGTGGAGTGTTTACCTGAGCTGCCCACTTTTTTGCGTCAGTTTCAGGCCCATGGCGAACAACATGAACAGATTGTCTATGAAATATTTGAGGAAGAAAGGCCTCCCATGATTGAACTAGAGGTCTACCGCAACCAACATAAATAAACATTCACCCTGTTAAAAAGTGTTAGCACTGGCTTTGCCAGCCCAGCTACACTGGATTTAGCAGGGTGAGCACTAACTATCATTATGCGCGTTGCTTTAATTCACTATCATCTTCAACCAGGAGGCGTAACCCGGGTTATCAACCATATCTTAAGGTCGTTGCAGTGTAGCGAGATCAATTTTGTGGTTTTAACCGGTGGGCCTCCGCAGGAAGATATTGACGGAAAATGGCGTCTTATCCCCGGACTACAATATGAGCACTGCCGTCCGGAGATTAGTGCTGACCGACTGGTGCAGGAAATAGAAGAAGCTGCTTATGAAGCTCTGGGCGGGAAACCTGATTTGTGGCATGTGCACAATCCCTCTTTAGGCAAAAATCTTGTCTTACCGTGCGCTTTGCACAAACTGGCTCGGAAAGGTGAGCGTCTTCTTTTGCATATCCACGATTTTGCCGAGGATGGTCGGCCTGGAAACTATCAAATGATGCTCCGGAAATTAGCTGAGGGGGACAGGGATAAACTTTCTTCTCTGCTCTATCCAGTGGCCACGCATATCCACTACGCGCTCCTGAATAGCCGCGATTTGAATTTTCTCATGCAGTCTGGCGGGGATAGCCGCCAGCTTCACCTTTTACCTAATCCCGTAGGCATTGAGAACTTAGAGGAAGGGGAGCAGGCAGGAGCAGGCAGGGTTTGCTCTCTGTTGCAGGGAAAAAAATTGTGGCTCTATCCCACAAGGGGCATACGTCGCAAAAACATGGGCGAGTTTTTGCTCTGGGCAAGTTTAGCTTCGCAGGAAAATATTTTTGCTACCACCCTGGGGCCACTAAATCCTGTTGCCAGAAGGCAGTTTGAAAAATGGAAAACCCTTGCCCACACCCTCAATCTGCCTGTTCATTTTGAACTGGCACTTCAATATGATTTTACTTCTATTTTGCAAAAAGCATATTGTTTGCTAACTACCAGCATAAGCGAAGGTTTTGGTCTGGCTTTTTTGGAACCCTGGCTCTTAAATCGTCCCCTTTTTGGAAGAGACATTCCGGAGATAACATCTGACTTTAAAAAACAGGGACTAACCCTGCCCTGGCTTTACAAACGGCTGGAAGTACCTGTAAAATGGCTGGGGCTGGATGTAATTGAACGTAAAGCCAGAGAAGGGTTGCAGAAGAGTTTTCATGCATACGGCCGTGAACCCGGGCCGGATGATGTAGAGCGAGTTCTTTCCGTATGGGTTAAAGATAAAAACGTGGATTTCGGTTGCCTGGATGAGGAGTTACAGGCCAGTGTCCTGCACCGGATAGTAAATAGTCCCGGAGAGGTTATGTGTCTGCACCCCTGTAGCCTGCCGTCTTTTAAAGATATTCAGGCTTGTCTTGCTATCCATCGCCAGATCTTAAAAGAAAAGTATAGTCTTAAGCGTTATGGCCAGCAACTGGAAGCAATTTATAATCAGGTGGCTGCAAGTCCGGTCTCGTCTTTATCTTGTTTGAATGGTGAAGAATTGCTGGACTTATTCCTGGCGCCAGAACGCTTAATGCTGTTAAAAGTTGATTGATATGGACGACATAAAAGAGTTATGTCAGCTTATACATAGTTTAAGCCGTCCTTTAAACCCCATTCCCACCAATTGCCCGCCAGAACTTGCTTCATTACACGCACGGGCCGTTATCTTTGATGTCTATGGTACCATGCTCGTTTCCGCAGCTGGCGATATCGGCACTGACACTGGAGATGCGGCAGCAGGCGCTGACGCTCATGAACATATCTTCTGGCAGGCAATAGAAGATGCAGGTCTGGTGCCTAGCCTCTCCGTGTCTCCGTGTCCATCCGTCTCCGCGTCCCACTTTCCTCGTGTCAAAGATATCAGGGGCACGAGCATCCTACAGCAGTTGATTAAAGAGGAACATAACAAAAAACAGGAACAGGGGATAGACTATCCTGAGGTCAATATTCTTGATATCTGGCGCCAAGCAAGTGCTGTCCTGGGGATAGAACAGCTGGATGAGCTTTCCCTGCAGAAATTGGCCCTGGCCTATGAGCTCCGCGTTAATCCGGTCTGGCCCATGCCCGGGCTTAAGGAAACACTTGGCACTCTGCAGCAAAGAGGGATTGTCCTGGGTATCATCTCCAATGCCCAGTTTTATACTCCTCTTATTTTAGAGACCCTGCTCCATGCTTCCCTTCCAGATATTGGTTTTCAGGCAGAGTTTTGTATCTGGTCTTATGAGGAAGGCATGGCAAAACCATCGGTTAATCTTTTTTCCAGATTACAAAAAAGGCTCCAGAAAAAAAATATTTTGCCTCACGAGGTGCTCTATGTGGGGAATGATATGCTTAAAGATATCTGGCCAGCAATGCACATAGGGTGGAAAACAGCCCTGTTTGCTGGCGACAGAAGATCACTGCGCTGGCGGGAAGGAGATGAGCGGGTAACGGGCTTGAGACCCCGGGTGGTGATTAATGACTTACGGCAGCTTTGCGTGTGTTTGGATAGGAAATACAGTACAAGTTCTTAAAAAATGAGAAATCAATTTTTTCAACTTTCGGAGTTAATTTGCGTTTACATTTTCTTCAATGCTAACAAAGACTTGGACACATCTAAGGCTCGCTTGCGGGCTGTGCATAAAGGGGTTTTTTAGTAGTTAAA encodes:
- a CDS encoding HAD family hydrolase, whose protein sequence is MDDIKELCQLIHSLSRPLNPIPTNCPPELASLHARAVIFDVYGTMLVSAAGDIGTDTGDAAAGADAHEHIFWQAIEDAGLVPSLSVSPCPSVSASHFPRVKDIRGTSILQQLIKEEHNKKQEQGIDYPEVNILDIWRQASAVLGIEQLDELSLQKLALAYELRVNPVWPMPGLKETLGTLQQRGIVLGIISNAQFYTPLILETLLHASLPDIGFQAEFCIWSYEEGMAKPSVNLFSRLQKRLQKKNILPHEVLYVGNDMLKDIWPAMHIGWKTALFAGDRRSLRWREGDERVTGLRPRVVINDLRQLCVCLDRKYSTSS
- a CDS encoding sugar phosphorylase, yielding MWSSTDVLKQRLEKRLQFLYGEKYKKRLMKRIGLLLARYDFLREQCRPDKLWDEKTCLLISYGDMVRKKAEKPLLTLHRFLQDYVKGTIECLHILPFFPYSSDDGFSVINYRKVDPALGEWEDIKKISQDFRLMVDLVLNHVSRCSSWFQDYIGGIAPAMDYFMEVDPGDDLAQVVRPRTTPLLTKVQTVYGKKYVWTTFSSDQMDLNYANPDVLMEMLDILLFYISKGARIIRLDAIAYLWKMIGTPCINLPQTHEIVKLFRDITDYLASGVLLLTETNLPHSQNISYFGEGDEAHLVYQFSLPPLLLYTLHRGSARHLREWAAELTAPGPRCTYLNFTASHDGIGVRPLEGLVKEEEIEELVQTIRSLGGLVSCRSCANGVERPYELNITYFDALKDPKQPQDVNRQIDRFICSQTIMLSLQGIPAIYFHSLMGTGNNYEGVQKTGQNRAINRARFQDEELRKLLSDPKTVTSRVFSNYIDLLRKRSQEPAFHPDAVQEVLDLPDELFGVVRRAILRNGETRDIFCLHNVSDKEQRIRLPDLDGTLKGKKMKDIISNIVMEDDVYLSPYQSCWLKER
- a CDS encoding glucosyl-3-phosphoglycerate synthase, translated to MQNINSWLKSNTFHHSQFKDISRLVEEKEKQGLTISLCIPTLNEEKTIGKEVVIFKSELMDRYPLIDELAVIDSGSTDRTLEVAASFGADVYLSAEILPQMGAKRGKGENLWKAIYQLKGDIIVYVDADIKNIHPRFVYGLVAPLIYRREIKYVKAFYDRPLALSGQIRPSGGGRVTEILIRPLFSLFFPELTALVQPLSGEYAARREILEKIPFPIGYGVETSHLIDVYSEWGLDALAQTDLDRRVHRHQTTQALGKMAFGILRVFFKRLKQRGIVECLPELPTFLRQFQAHGEQHEQIVYEIFEEERPPMIELEVYRNQHK
- a CDS encoding phosphomannose isomerase type II C-terminal cupin domain — encoded protein: MTAQITKEEFIQLTERRPWGSFTVLADEPDHKVKRIVVKPGQRLSLQRHKRRQEHWLIVRGEAVVTLNDRELQLRAGDAVDIGCGVIHRVQNKRVENLVFIEIQLGDYFGEDDIERLEDDYGRAP